A single Fusarium oxysporum Fo47 chromosome IV, complete sequence DNA region contains:
- a CDS encoding AFG1-like ATPase-domain-containing protein encodes MRGALRCSATVRHPRLLRPLADGGRFARTLRTSATPQALRTGLYYRQSQQALTIQGANLSTSCLNRSRSMATVVDAEPVHGGGPIPEYDRRVQAGRLRNDEHQRGIIQNFQNLYHELEKYDAPPVQHPSIESLKPSKKSIFSSLFGAGGSRSTTGDIPNNLPRGLYLYGDVGCGKTMLMDLLYETLPPSVKSKSRIHFNNFMQDVHKRLHRFKMEHGNDIDGVPYIAADIAQQANVLCFDEFQCTDVADAMILRRLLESLMANGVVLVTTSNRHPDELYKNGVQRESFIPAIELLKNRLHVINLDSPTDYRKIPRPPSGVYHTSLDSHAHAHAEKWFRFLGDPEQPEPRPETQKVWGREIYVPRVSGRAAWFTFDELIRQPKSAADFIELVRAYEAFIVTDIPAMTHQQRDLARRFITFIDVVYEGNAKLVLTTEKPLSELFVSRDEIAESLMNQGVKHEHAEDAAANHDLVHSVDKLKDSNLFASSEEAFAFARALSRLRHMESKEWVERGMGLEAQGGKLDKDNWIKARSRQMEDSM; translated from the exons ATGCGCGGCGCGCTGAGGTGTAGTGCCACTGTTCGCCATCCTCGATTGTTACGGCCATTGGCGGATGGCGGCAGATTTGCGAGGACGCTTCGGACGAGCGCAACACCGCAGGCCTTGAGAACAGGCTTATATTACCGGCAATCACAGCAAGCCCTTACGATCCAAGGCGCCAACCTATCGACGTCATGTTTAAATCGATCGCGATCGATGGCAACAGTAGTCGATGCTGAACCTGTACACGGCGGAGGTCCAATTCCAGAGTATGACAGAAGAGTACAGGCGGGCAGATTGCGAAACGATGAACACCAAAGAG GGATCATACAGAATTTCCAAAACTTATATCATGAGTTAGAGAAGTATGACGCCCCGCCTGTCCAGCACCCCAGCATCGAATCCCTCAAGCCCTCGAAGAAGTCAATATTCTCGTCGCTTTTCGGCGCAGGCGGCAGCAGGTCGACTACTGGGGACATCCCTAACAACCTTCCGAGGGGCTTGTATCTCTATGGTGACGTGGGATGTGGCAAGACCATGTTGATGGATCTGTTATACGAAACTCTGCCTCCATCTGTCAAGTCAAAAAGTCGAATTCATTTCAACAACTTCATGCAAGATGTACATAAGCGGCTTCATAGATTCAAAATGGAGCATGGAAACGACATTGACGGGGTACCATATATCGCGGCCGACATTGCTCAGCAGGCAAATGTGCTCTGTTTCGATGAATTCCAGTGCACAGATGTAGCAGATGCAATGATTTTGAGACG ACTGCTTGAATCTCTCATGGCAAACGGTGTGGTCCTGGTAACAACTTCCAACAGACACCCCGACGAGCTGTACAAGAACGGTGTCCAGCGAGAGTCATTCATCCCCGCCATcgaacttctcaagaatcGCTTGCATGTCATAAATCTCGACTCGCCAACCGATTATCGAAAGATCCCTCGACCTCCATCTGGTGTATATCACACGTCACTCGACAGCCATGCGCATGCGCACGCAGAGAAATGGTTTCGGTTCCTCGGCGATCCTGAACAGCCTGAACCTCGACCCGAGACGCAAAAGGTCTGGGGTCGTGAGATTTATGTTCCTCGAGTCAGCGGACGAGCGGCATGGTTCACCTTCGACGAATTGATTCGACAACCAAAATCTGCCGCCGATTTCATTGAGCTGGTTCGGGCTTACGAGGCATTCATTGTAACCGATATTCCCGCAATGACTCACCAGCAGCGAGATCTCGCGCGTCGCTTCATCACATTCATCGATGTCGTGTATGAGGGCAACGCCAAGCTTGTCCTTACCACAGAAAAGCCCCTCTCAGAACTCTTTGTCTCCCGAGATGAGATCGCTGAAAGCCTCATGAATCAGGGCGTGAAGCACGAGCACGCGGAGGATGCTGCTGCCAACCATGACCTGGTACACAGCGttgacaagctcaaagaCTCAAATCTCTTTGCTAGTTCTGAGGAAGCATTCGCATTTGCTCGTGCGCTAAGTCGACTGCGGCATATGGAGAGTAAAGAATGGGTAGAAAGGGGAATGGGtcttgaagctcaaggcGGAAAGTTGGATAAGGATAACTGGATCAAGGCGAGAAGTCGACAGATGGAAGATTCCAtgtga